The Bacillota bacterium genome has a segment encoding these proteins:
- a CDS encoding DUF6011 domain-containing protein — protein sequence MAEKEVLLIEQQDRLESMGSAPMVADSPGNRKGPTSCARCNRKLTNPHSIARTLGPVCYRKSGGGMYDSDMQASEAEWERRAEDLRKGGEWDCGTWDWVVRPKEPGDLPFVVRRTLRVSVRFKGGQFEAYGHVGYAFVPEEEREVLFYRGDDIRACWAAAIAAGPECNAAAYRTEQQLTRAWKAQARGRKPR from the coding sequence ATGGCTGAAAAAGAAGTGCTGCTCATTGAGCAGCAAGACCGGTTGGAATCGATGGGATCTGCCCCCATGGTAGCAGATTCCCCGGGGAACCGCAAGGGGCCCACAAGCTGCGCCCGCTGCAACAGGAAGCTGACCAACCCGCACTCCATCGCGCGGACGCTGGGCCCCGTCTGCTACCGGAAGTCGGGCGGCGGCATGTACGACAGCGACATGCAGGCCAGCGAGGCCGAGTGGGAACGCCGGGCGGAGGATCTCCGCAAGGGCGGCGAGTGGGACTGCGGCACTTGGGATTGGGTGGTCCGGCCCAAGGAGCCGGGGGACCTGCCCTTCGTAGTCCGCCGGACCCTGCGGGTTTCTGTTCGCTTCAAGGGCGGCCAGTTCGAGGCCTACGGGCACGTGGGTTACGCCTTCGTACCCGAGGAGGAACGCGAGGTCCTGTTCTACCGGGGTGACGACATTCGCGCGTGCTGGGCGGCGGCCATCGCCGCGGGCCCGGAGTGCAACGCGGCGGCGTACCGCACAGAGCAGCAACTGACCCGCGCCTGGAAGGCGCAAGCGAGAGGGAGGAAGCCGAGGTGA